From Halanaeroarchaeum sulfurireducens, a single genomic window includes:
- the panB gene encoding 3-methyl-2-oxobutanoate hydroxymethyltransferase: MSTVQDLRRGAGDQPITMLTAYDAPTAAIVDQAGIDVILVGDSMGNAVLGYDTTLPVTVAEVESRTAAVSRATEDALVVADMPFLSVGVDMAQSVEHCGQMLKEADANAVKIESGPHTVELTERLTDLGIPVMAHLGLTPQHVNQLGGYARQGTTTEAAKRMLDLAEAHEDAGAFSVVLEHVPANVAEGISGALDIPTIGIGAGPHTDGQVLVLTDVFGLSENSPPFSKQFGDVRTEMESAVAAYREAVESGSFPAAEHSHVADDIEDVY; encoded by the coding sequence ATGTCGACCGTCCAGGACCTCCGCCGAGGGGCCGGCGACCAGCCGATAACGATGCTCACCGCCTACGACGCGCCCACCGCGGCCATCGTCGATCAGGCGGGAATCGACGTAATCCTCGTCGGCGACAGCATGGGCAACGCCGTGCTCGGCTACGATACGACACTGCCGGTAACGGTCGCGGAGGTCGAAAGTCGTACCGCTGCCGTCTCCCGGGCCACCGAGGACGCGCTGGTGGTCGCGGACATGCCCTTTCTCTCCGTCGGCGTGGACATGGCCCAGAGCGTCGAGCACTGCGGACAAATGCTCAAGGAGGCCGACGCCAACGCTGTCAAGATCGAGAGCGGCCCCCACACGGTCGAGCTCACCGAACGGCTCACCGATCTCGGAATCCCGGTCATGGCCCACCTCGGGTTGACACCACAGCACGTCAATCAGCTGGGTGGATACGCTCGGCAGGGGACGACGACCGAGGCCGCAAAGCGAATGCTCGACCTCGCCGAGGCCCACGAGGACGCGGGCGCCTTTTCGGTCGTCCTCGAGCACGTCCCGGCCAACGTGGCCGAGGGGATCTCCGGAGCACTCGACATCCCGACCATCGGCATCGGTGCCGGCCCCCACACCGACGGGCAGGTGCTCGTGCTCACCGACGTCTTCGGGCTCTCCGAGAACTCGCCGCCCTTCTCGAAGCAGTTCGGCGACGTGCGCACCGAGATGGAATCGGCGGTGGCGGCCTACCGCGAGGCCGTCGAGTCGGGGTCGTTCCCGGCGGCAGAACACAGCCACGTCGCAGACGACATCGAAGACGTCTACTGA
- a CDS encoding HAD family hydrolase — MTDQVNQYGAILYDLDGTLVTLAVDWSTVEYEISTALRDAGVDPDGLETWDLLDAADDVGVRTEVEEILTRHEREGARRALRLPLADDLPGTGVPTGVVSLNAEAAVRIALEKESLLEFVDVVVGRDTVSARKPDPEPLLAALQALSVAPSDALFVGDSETDERAAARAGVAFRRV; from the coding sequence ATGACCGATCAGGTGAACCAGTACGGTGCGATCCTCTACGACCTCGACGGGACGCTCGTCACGCTCGCAGTCGACTGGTCCACCGTCGAGTACGAGATATCGACGGCACTCCGGGATGCCGGTGTAGATCCCGACGGACTGGAGACCTGGGACTTGCTCGACGCTGCCGACGACGTGGGCGTCCGAACGGAGGTCGAGGAGATCCTCACGCGCCACGAACGGGAGGGCGCTCGGCGGGCGCTCCGACTCCCTCTCGCCGATGATCTACCCGGTACCGGCGTGCCCACGGGCGTCGTCTCGCTCAACGCGGAGGCGGCAGTCCGTATCGCACTCGAGAAGGAGTCGTTACTCGAGTTCGTCGACGTCGTCGTCGGCCGAGACACGGTGAGCGCGCGAAAACCGGACCCGGAACCGTTGCTCGCGGCCCTGCAAGCCCTCTCCGTGGCGCCCAGCGATGCCCTGTTCGTCGGAGACAGCGAGACGGACGAACGGGCCGCCGCCCGGGCCGGTGTGGCGTTCAGGCGCGTGTGA
- a CDS encoding methyl-accepting chemotaxis protein: MSSNQQTATDDTGGLLDLYARFLYGVMGAFGVTKSIERKMMTAVGLQFFSALAILVLGVVLVGPTTLLGMFSTAETVAFGVVLVMALVAMLNTVFIIRRDFVQPVKSIRNAAEHVAEGKLDEDVPAVDQRDEIGDLSNSFASMHAYLKTAAGQANAIGNENFEADVLDQDIPGQFGESLSQMERNLRERIDDLEEQRASIESRNAALEETAETYQRTIAHVADGDLTQRLDATADNQAMKEIGRSFNDMLDDWEEMMGSLIAFAEQVAEESRNVKTSADEVRDASEDISESVQEISVGVDREAQRLDETSDEAENLSATIQEITASSDNVAALTDETAEVGSDGREAAEAAIEEMRAIEHRTDATVEAVTELNETLSEIEDITDVILDIADQTNILALNAGIEAARASGDGDGFAVVAEEVKTLAEETKESAEDIGSLIDEVQEQSEETVSEIESMTERVDSGVETVENATDAFERMAENVSNINTSIQEVSEATADQAESTQDVVAMVEDISSISAQTSAEAQTVAAAAQEQAATLNDVAQNTDRLASNALQLEDTLEEFTLREAKRTVTDVETGTADVKTGNTDAEPLGDEGPSAEMDGGEGNAMEWQSVATDGGD, translated from the coding sequence ATGTCATCAAATCAACAGACAGCGACGGACGACACTGGCGGGCTCCTGGACCTGTACGCACGGTTCCTGTACGGGGTCATGGGCGCCTTCGGAGTTACAAAAAGCATCGAACGAAAGATGATGACCGCCGTAGGGCTCCAGTTCTTCTCGGCACTCGCAATTCTAGTATTGGGGGTCGTCCTTGTCGGCCCCACCACACTCCTCGGGATGTTTTCGACGGCAGAAACGGTGGCGTTCGGGGTCGTCCTCGTGATGGCCCTGGTCGCGATGTTGAACACCGTCTTCATCATCAGACGGGACTTCGTGCAACCGGTGAAATCGATCCGAAATGCCGCCGAGCACGTCGCAGAGGGCAAACTCGATGAGGACGTTCCCGCCGTCGATCAGCGGGACGAGATCGGGGACCTCTCCAATTCGTTCGCGTCGATGCACGCCTACCTCAAAACCGCCGCCGGACAGGCCAACGCGATTGGAAACGAGAATTTCGAGGCGGACGTCCTCGACCAGGACATCCCAGGTCAGTTCGGCGAATCGCTCTCGCAAATGGAACGGAACCTCCGGGAGCGCATCGACGACCTCGAAGAGCAGCGGGCATCCATCGAATCACGGAACGCGGCGCTGGAGGAGACGGCGGAGACCTACCAGCGAACCATCGCTCACGTCGCGGACGGCGATCTCACCCAGCGACTGGACGCGACCGCCGACAACCAGGCGATGAAGGAGATCGGACGCTCGTTCAACGACATGCTCGACGACTGGGAGGAGATGATGGGCTCGCTTATCGCATTTGCCGAGCAGGTGGCCGAGGAGAGCCGCAACGTCAAGACCAGTGCGGACGAAGTCCGAGATGCGAGCGAGGACATCAGCGAGTCCGTCCAGGAGATCTCCGTGGGCGTCGACCGGGAGGCTCAACGGCTCGACGAGACGTCCGACGAGGCCGAAAACCTCTCCGCGACGATCCAGGAGATCACGGCCTCTTCGGACAACGTGGCCGCCCTCACCGACGAGACGGCGGAGGTCGGTTCGGACGGCCGCGAGGCAGCGGAAGCCGCGATCGAGGAAATGCGGGCCATCGAGCATCGGACGGACGCGACCGTCGAGGCCGTCACCGAGTTGAACGAGACGCTCTCGGAAATCGAGGACATCACCGACGTCATTCTCGACATCGCCGATCAGACGAACATTCTGGCGCTCAATGCGGGCATCGAGGCCGCCCGCGCCTCCGGGGACGGTGACGGGTTCGCTGTCGTCGCGGAGGAGGTCAAGACCCTCGCCGAAGAGACCAAGGAGTCCGCCGAGGACATCGGGTCGCTCATCGACGAGGTGCAAGAGCAATCCGAGGAGACCGTCTCGGAGATCGAGTCCATGACCGAGCGGGTGGACAGCGGTGTCGAAACGGTCGAAAACGCGACCGACGCCTTCGAGCGAATGGCCGAGAACGTCTCCAACATCAACACCAGCATCCAGGAGGTAAGCGAGGCGACCGCCGATCAGGCCGAATCGACCCAGGACGTGGTGGCGATGGTCGAGGACATCTCCTCGATCAGCGCCCAGACGTCCGCGGAGGCCCAGACCGTGGCCGCCGCGGCCCAGGAACAGGCCGCGACACTGAACGACGTCGCCCAGAATACGGACCGGCTGGCGTCGAACGCCCTCCAGCTCGAGGACACCCTGGAGGAATTCACGCTCCGCGAGGCAAAACGAACGGTCACGGACGTCGAAACGGGGACCGCGGACGTAAAAACGGGGAACACGGACGCCGAACCCCTTGGGGATGAGGGGCCCAGCGCAGAGATGGACGGCGGAGAGGGCAATGCCATGGAGTGGCAGTCGGTCGCCACCGACGGCGGCGACTGA
- a CDS encoding CDC48 family AAA ATPase yields the protein MELTVKPLKQKDAGRGLAAVDRASMQKMDLENGDYIVIEGTQQGRAVGRVWPGYPEDEGKGVIRIDGRLRQEADVGIDDRVTVTKADIKPATAVTVALPQNLRIRGNVEPMIRDKLSGRPVTTGQTVPVSLGFGGIASVSGQQIPLKIAETDPSGTVVVTDSTEIRLSERPAEDIAGQETGAADTPNITYEDIGGLDEELEQVREMIELPMRHPELFQQLGIEPPKGVLLHGPPGTGKTLIAKAVASEIDAAFKNISGPEIMSKYYGESEEQLREVFEEAEEEAPAVIFIDEIDSIAPKRGETSGDVERRVVAQLLSLMDGLEERGDVVVIAATNRVDAIDPALRRGGRFDREIEIGVPDKKGRKEIFQVHTRGMPLTDEIDLDEFAENTHGYVGADIEQLAKEGAMNALRRVRPQIDLESDEIDAEILEGIQVTEDDFKQAMKGIEPAGLREVFIEVPDVTWESVGGLTETKERLRETVQWPLEYGTVFEEMDLEPAKGILLYGPPGTGKTLLAKAVANESTSNFISVKGPELLNKYVGESEKGVREIFQKARQNAPTIIFFDEIDSVAGERGRHAGDSGVGERVVSQLLTELDGIEDLEDVVVVATTNRPDLIDSALLRPGRLDRHIHVPVPDQEARKAIFEVHTENKPLADDIDLDELARRTENYVGADIEAVCREATMSATREFINSVAPDEAEDSVGNVRITMDHFEEALESVAPSVDDEVTERYEEMEERFKKARTAPEDEDQAGGRAFQ from the coding sequence ATAGAACTCACCGTCAAACCACTCAAACAGAAAGACGCGGGCCGTGGACTCGCCGCCGTCGATCGCGCGTCGATGCAGAAGATGGACCTCGAGAACGGGGACTACATCGTCATCGAGGGCACACAGCAGGGACGCGCCGTCGGGCGCGTCTGGCCGGGCTATCCCGAAGACGAGGGCAAGGGCGTCATTCGCATCGACGGTCGGCTCCGACAGGAGGCAGACGTCGGGATCGACGATCGGGTCACCGTGACGAAAGCCGATATCAAACCCGCGACCGCAGTGACCGTGGCCCTCCCCCAGAACCTTCGCATCCGGGGGAACGTCGAGCCGATGATTCGGGACAAGTTGAGCGGCCGACCCGTGACCACGGGACAGACGGTGCCCGTGTCTCTGGGATTCGGCGGCATTGCCTCGGTTTCGGGCCAGCAGATCCCGCTGAAGATCGCTGAGACGGATCCCAGCGGCACGGTCGTCGTGACCGATTCCACCGAGATCCGGCTGAGCGAGCGCCCCGCCGAGGACATCGCTGGTCAGGAGACCGGCGCGGCGGACACCCCGAACATCACCTACGAGGACATCGGTGGCCTGGACGAGGAACTCGAACAGGTCCGCGAGATGATCGAATTGCCTATGCGACACCCCGAGCTCTTCCAGCAGCTCGGCATCGAACCGCCCAAGGGCGTTCTCCTCCACGGTCCGCCAGGGACCGGCAAGACCCTCATCGCGAAGGCCGTGGCGAGTGAGATCGATGCCGCCTTCAAGAACATCTCCGGCCCGGAGATCATGTCGAAGTACTACGGCGAGTCCGAAGAGCAACTCCGCGAGGTCTTCGAGGAGGCCGAAGAGGAAGCCCCGGCCGTCATCTTCATCGACGAGATCGACTCCATCGCGCCCAAGCGCGGGGAAACCTCTGGCGACGTCGAGCGTCGGGTCGTTGCCCAGTTGCTCTCGCTAATGGACGGCCTCGAGGAGCGCGGCGACGTCGTCGTTATCGCGGCGACCAACCGCGTGGACGCCATCGACCCGGCACTGCGCCGCGGGGGACGCTTCGACCGCGAGATCGAGATCGGCGTCCCCGACAAGAAGGGGCGCAAGGAGATCTTCCAGGTCCACACGCGCGGCATGCCACTGACCGACGAAATCGACCTGGACGAGTTCGCCGAGAACACCCACGGCTACGTGGGTGCGGATATCGAGCAACTGGCAAAGGAAGGGGCGATGAACGCGCTCCGTCGCGTCCGCCCCCAGATCGACCTCGAGTCCGACGAGATCGACGCCGAGATCCTGGAGGGAATCCAGGTCACGGAGGACGACTTCAAGCAGGCGATGAAGGGAATCGAGCCCGCCGGGCTCCGCGAGGTCTTCATCGAGGTACCCGACGTCACCTGGGAGTCGGTGGGCGGCCTGACCGAAACCAAAGAGCGTCTCCGCGAGACGGTCCAGTGGCCACTCGAGTACGGTACGGTATTCGAAGAGATGGATCTCGAACCGGCGAAGGGCATTCTTCTCTACGGGCCGCCGGGCACCGGGAAGACGCTCCTGGCCAAGGCCGTCGCCAACGAGTCGACCAGCAACTTCATCTCGGTGAAGGGGCCGGAGCTGCTCAACAAGTACGTCGGCGAATCCGAGAAGGGCGTTCGCGAGATCTTTCAGAAGGCCCGGCAGAACGCGCCGACGATCATCTTCTTCGACGAGATCGACTCCGTCGCCGGCGAGCGGGGCCGCCACGCCGGTGACTCCGGCGTCGGCGAGCGCGTGGTTTCCCAGCTCCTCACGGAACTCGACGGCATCGAGGACTTAGAGGACGTCGTGGTCGTTGCCACGACGAACCGCCCGGATCTCATCGACTCGGCACTGTTGCGCCCGGGGCGGCTCGACCGGCACATCCACGTGCCCGTCCCCGACCAAGAAGCACGCAAAGCCATCTTCGAGGTTCATACCGAGAACAAGCCCCTGGCCGACGACATCGACCTGGATGAACTCGCTCGACGGACTGAGAACTACGTGGGCGCCGACATCGAAGCCGTCTGCCGGGAGGCCACAATGTCTGCGACCCGCGAATTCATCAATAGCGTCGCTCCCGACGAGGCAGAAGACAGCGTCGGCAACGTCCGGATCACGATGGACCACTTCGAGGAGGCCCTCGAGTCGGTCGCCCCGAGCGTCGACGACGAGGTGACCGAGCGCTACGAGGAGATGGAAGAGCGGTTCAAAAAGGCGCGGACGGCACCCGAAGACGAAGACCAGGCGGGCGGTCGAGCGTTCCAGTAA
- a CDS encoding serine-tRNA(Ala) deacylase AlaX: MTHSLAAADPTVTDFDATIERVDGTDVVLEETYFYPQGGGQPADRGTIEGVPVEHVETVDGDIVHRLEREPSFDVDDEVVASVDDEFRRYTMRAHTASHILYGAGRRLLNDLGYGGFGITNEKVRVDFETTTDVTDDVLVELERLTNRAIWESRDVAWEEVPRAEALDREEVAFNEATEEGVMNDADTVRIVTIEDWDVAACGGTHVANTREIGGVTVQERSNPGEGLTRVEFAVGPTGIRRRATEHRAALSAARSIGTSVEDLPEAVERLIDERDALEAEVRSLTDEVLESRLAELDRVEQDGQTWRIGVVNDFDSNEVGEKIQKRVGTDDDVIAVSGGGGRPFVVVASSGDVDANRVVEDVTDEFGGGGGGGPTFAQGGGLDADPEEVVTFLS, from the coding sequence ATGACGCATTCGCTCGCAGCGGCGGACCCGACGGTGACCGACTTCGACGCGACGATCGAGCGGGTCGACGGGACCGACGTGGTGCTGGAGGAGACGTACTTCTATCCGCAGGGCGGTGGGCAACCGGCAGATCGCGGGACCATCGAGGGCGTCCCGGTCGAGCACGTCGAGACTGTCGACGGCGATATCGTCCACCGACTCGAACGCGAGCCCTCCTTCGACGTCGACGACGAGGTGGTGGCCTCCGTCGACGACGAGTTCAGGCGATACACGATGCGGGCGCACACGGCGAGTCACATTCTGTACGGGGCGGGCCGGCGGCTCCTGAACGATCTGGGCTACGGTGGTTTCGGCATCACCAACGAGAAGGTGCGCGTCGACTTCGAGACCACGACCGACGTCACCGACGACGTTCTCGTGGAACTCGAGCGGTTGACCAACCGGGCGATCTGGGAGTCGCGTGACGTCGCCTGGGAAGAGGTCCCGAGAGCGGAGGCACTGGATCGCGAGGAGGTTGCCTTCAACGAAGCCACCGAGGAGGGCGTCATGAACGATGCAGACACCGTTCGGATCGTAACCATCGAGGACTGGGACGTTGCAGCCTGTGGCGGCACACACGTGGCCAACACCCGAGAAATCGGCGGGGTGACGGTGCAGGAACGGTCGAATCCCGGGGAGGGGCTCACGCGGGTCGAATTTGCCGTCGGCCCGACCGGCATTCGTCGGCGGGCGACCGAACACCGGGCGGCGCTGTCTGCTGCGCGCTCGATCGGCACCAGCGTCGAGGACCTCCCCGAAGCGGTCGAACGGCTCATCGACGAACGCGATGCCCTCGAGGCGGAGGTCCGCTCGCTCACCGACGAGGTGCTGGAGAGTCGTCTGGCGGAACTGGACCGGGTCGAGCAGGACGGCCAGACGTGGCGCATCGGCGTCGTGAACGACTTCGACTCGAACGAGGTCGGCGAGAAGATCCAAAAACGCGTCGGGACGGACGATGACGTTATCGCTGTATCGGGCGGGGGTGGCCGGCCCTTCGTCGTCGTCGCGTCGTCGGGTGACGTCGACGCGAACCGGGTCGTCGAGGACGTTACCGACGAGTTCGGCGGTGGCGGTGGCGGCGGTCCGACGTTCGCCCAGGGTGGCGGGCTCGACGCCGACCCCGAGGAGGTCGTGACGTTCCTGTCGTGA
- a CDS encoding DUF7127 family protein — translation MESAPHQARDEVLYRQYDYGDETVFVADLGASGMNASVDVIGGTAIVVLDTPEGSEQYEFDVPAGDAHTFISNGVLTVEVSEE, via the coding sequence ATGGAATCCGCACCCCACCAGGCCCGCGACGAGGTGTTGTATCGCCAGTACGACTACGGTGACGAAACGGTGTTCGTCGCCGACCTCGGTGCGAGCGGCATGAATGCGTCCGTGGACGTCATCGGGGGGACCGCGATCGTGGTCCTCGATACCCCGGAGGGGTCCGAACAGTACGAGTTCGACGTTCCGGCGGGGGACGCGCATACGTTTATTTCGAATGGCGTGCTTACTGTCGAGGTGAGCGAAGAATGA
- a CDS encoding alpha/beta fold hydrolase, with translation MRSIRHDDRRTAFRVADRGASGATLVFVHGSGGTHEVWTSQLSRLASEYRVVALDLSGHGESDDVPTTDGSTARDRYVEDVLAVTEDVGGDVLIGNSLGGAIVLSVLLEGDPGVDAAVLAGSGAKLAVLAELREWLAEDFERAIDFLHGEDRLFHDPDPRLETLSREAMRAVGRRVTERDFLASHTFDERGRIDEIATPTLALTGEHDQLTPPSYHEYLATELPDGTWTTLPDAAHLAMLEVPDRFNAALREFLDER, from the coding sequence ATGCGATCGATCCGTCACGACGACCGGCGAACCGCGTTTCGGGTCGCCGACCGAGGGGCCTCCGGGGCCACGCTCGTGTTCGTTCACGGGAGCGGCGGCACCCACGAGGTCTGGACGTCACAGCTCTCACGACTCGCGAGCGAGTATCGCGTGGTCGCCCTCGATCTGAGCGGCCACGGTGAGTCGGACGACGTACCCACGACCGACGGATCCACGGCGCGAGACCGGTACGTCGAGGACGTCCTCGCCGTGACCGAGGACGTCGGCGGCGACGTCCTGATCGGTAACTCCCTCGGCGGTGCGATCGTTCTCTCGGTGCTGCTCGAAGGCGACCCGGGGGTCGACGCCGCGGTCCTCGCAGGGTCCGGAGCAAAGCTCGCCGTCCTTGCGGAACTCAGGGAGTGGCTCGCAGAGGACTTCGAACGCGCCATCGACTTCCTCCACGGGGAGGATCGGCTCTTTCACGACCCCGATCCGCGCCTCGAGACACTGTCCCGCGAGGCCATGCGCGCAGTGGGCCGACGGGTCACCGAACGGGACTTCCTCGCGAGTCACACCTTCGACGAGCGAGGGCGGATCGACGAGATTGCCACCCCCACGCTCGCACTGACCGGCGAGCACGACCAGTTGACCCCACCGTCCTACCACGAGTACCTCGCGACCGAACTGCCCGATGGCACGTGGACGACCCTCCCCGACGCGGCGCACCTCGCGATGCTCGAGGTGCCAGACCGGTTCAACGCGGCCCTTCGGGAGTTTCTCGACGAACGGTGA
- a CDS encoding DUF5822 domain-containing protein has protein sequence MPEPVESTEPTGVDYGWVLQVTFVLSIVVGAPLVVVFALWADLPTWSDRLAFAVRVGAFVWLVVSIAVFAYARLSRA, from the coding sequence GTGCCCGAACCTGTCGAATCGACCGAGCCAACCGGCGTCGATTACGGGTGGGTCCTCCAGGTCACCTTCGTCCTCTCGATCGTGGTCGGTGCACCGCTCGTCGTGGTGTTCGCGCTGTGGGCCGACCTTCCGACGTGGTCCGACCGCCTTGCCTTCGCCGTCCGCGTCGGGGCCTTCGTCTGGCTGGTCGTCAGTATCGCCGTCTTTGCGTACGCGCGGCTATCACGTGCCTGA
- a CDS encoding acetamidase/formamidase family protein, with protein sequence MSTEDVHDELIVEEYTKGLVGPEVEWAGTVADGGTVRTHTPPACWGPMITPSFKGGHEVTRPIAVEGATVGDAIAIHLRDIEVTSVATSTGTMSPREGAFGEDPFVDHVCPECGAKWPETVVEGTGEDAIRCAECGAEASPFAFEYGITTVFDEDREVGITVDADAAHDLALRAEEAAALPENAEQHPILLYEPSEMPGTLGHLRPFVGNIGSTPPIEMPDSHNAGDFGQNLVGAEHDWGLTEDELAQRTDGHMDVNAVRPGAVLIVPVAVEGGGIYVGDMHANQGDGELALHTTDVSGWTEFDVEVIEGLDIDGPLLLPNESDLSYISAPYSDDDVDRGRALGAEYDVDVETDVGPIQVIGSGETINAATENAYDRAESLLGMSTGEIRTRATFTGEVEVGRLPGVVQLSLLVPMDVLADRGIDHLVREQYGL encoded by the coding sequence ATGTCAACAGAGGACGTTCACGACGAACTGATCGTCGAGGAGTACACAAAGGGCCTCGTCGGCCCGGAGGTCGAGTGGGCCGGGACGGTCGCCGACGGCGGGACCGTCAGAACGCACACTCCACCAGCCTGCTGGGGACCGATGATCACGCCGTCGTTCAAAGGGGGCCACGAGGTGACCCGACCGATCGCCGTCGAGGGGGCCACCGTCGGCGACGCAATCGCCATTCACCTCCGGGACATCGAGGTGACGAGCGTCGCGACGAGTACCGGAACGATGTCGCCACGAGAGGGGGCCTTCGGCGAGGATCCGTTCGTGGACCACGTCTGCCCGGAGTGTGGCGCGAAATGGCCCGAAACGGTCGTCGAGGGGACCGGTGAGGACGCGATCCGGTGTGCGGAGTGTGGGGCCGAGGCTTCACCGTTCGCCTTCGAGTACGGCATCACGACCGTCTTCGACGAGGACCGTGAGGTGGGAATCACCGTCGACGCGGACGCGGCCCACGATCTTGCGCTCCGGGCGGAGGAGGCCGCGGCCCTCCCCGAGAACGCCGAACAGCATCCAATACTCCTCTACGAACCCTCCGAGATGCCGGGCACGCTCGGCCACCTGCGCCCGTTCGTGGGTAACATCGGCTCTACCCCGCCCATCGAGATGCCCGACTCGCACAACGCCGGCGACTTCGGGCAGAACCTGGTCGGCGCCGAACACGACTGGGGCCTGACCGAGGACGAACTGGCCCAGCGCACCGACGGCCACATGGACGTGAACGCGGTCCGCCCCGGAGCGGTGCTGATCGTCCCGGTGGCCGTCGAGGGCGGCGGGATCTACGTGGGCGACATGCACGCAAACCAGGGCGACGGCGAGCTGGCCCTCCACACGACCGACGTGAGCGGCTGGACGGAGTTCGACGTCGAGGTGATCGAGGGCCTGGACATCGACGGGCCACTGCTATTGCCCAACGAGTCGGACCTCTCGTACATCAGCGCACCGTACTCGGACGATGACGTCGATCGTGGGCGCGCGCTCGGGGCGGAGTACGACGTCGACGTCGAGACGGACGTCGGCCCGATACAGGTCATCGGATCGGGCGAGACCATCAACGCCGCCACCGAGAACGCCTACGATCGCGCCGAGTCGTTGCTCGGAATGAGTACCGGCGAAATCCGGACCAGGGCGACGTTCACCGGCGAGGTGGAGGTTGGTCGTCTCCCCGGCGTGGTCCAGTTGAGCCTGCTGGTGCCCATGGACGTGCTGGCCGATCGCGGGATCGACCACCTCGTGCGCGAGCAGTACGGGCTGTGA
- a CDS encoding helix-turn-helix domain-containing protein yields MAKYSTGGSPGGDGGGTCELCGTSTDDLRTVTVAGAKLQVCPDCASHGDGGGPKRDAGGDDGTNERRESPGKRAARNTARTLDAASGDSEHWEEEGTNYDRDQLPYLVRDYGERVVRARQDAGLKREELATELEIPETDLLAVEQGRATQAGVGGSVIAALEERLDVELADE; encoded by the coding sequence ATGGCAAAATATTCGACGGGTGGCTCCCCCGGCGGCGACGGTGGTGGGACCTGCGAACTCTGCGGAACGTCGACCGACGATCTCCGTACCGTCACGGTCGCCGGTGCCAAACTGCAGGTGTGCCCGGACTGCGCCAGCCACGGCGACGGTGGCGGACCGAAACGGGACGCCGGGGGCGATGACGGCACGAACGAACGCCGCGAGAGCCCCGGCAAGCGGGCCGCCCGGAACACCGCGCGAACACTCGACGCGGCGAGTGGGGATTCGGAGCACTGGGAAGAGGAGGGAACGAACTACGACCGCGACCAACTGCCCTACCTGGTCCGCGATTATGGCGAACGGGTCGTCCGAGCCCGCCAGGACGCGGGACTGAAACGAGAGGAATTGGCCACGGAACTCGAGATCCCCGAAACGGATCTCCTTGCGGTCGAGCAGGGACGTGCGACGCAGGCGGGCGTGGGCGGGTCGGTCATCGCCGCCCTGGAGGAACGGCTGGACGTCGAACTGGCCGACGAGTAG
- a CDS encoding DNA replication complex subunit Gins51, whose translation MDLEELRAVQTRERATDGLQELRDSFYADVATYIQELREERDRVAAEADEPFRNDTVNELTDEIEVAEQVAEAIYERRIGKLVKQASLAAAGMPDDQTGLTNEERDLYTDLVDRIKENKQGVLDVIAGDAPIEAERGAADTEPGSNDESDAASTHPADDPPESPADPSQNGTGAPAAEAMGGGPDAETNSADETDVGEAATQSDSAADDVETTTVRVTSDVGEIFGVDEREYSLYEDDVVQLPTENAEPLLERDAAEKLE comes from the coding sequence ATGGATCTCGAGGAGTTACGCGCCGTACAGACCCGCGAGCGAGCGACCGACGGCCTCCAGGAGCTACGCGATTCGTTTTACGCCGACGTCGCGACCTACATTCAGGAGCTGCGCGAGGAGCGTGACCGCGTGGCGGCCGAGGCCGACGAGCCGTTCCGCAACGACACCGTCAACGAGCTGACCGACGAGATCGAGGTCGCCGAACAGGTCGCCGAGGCCATCTACGAGCGTCGCATCGGCAAACTCGTCAAACAGGCGAGTCTGGCTGCCGCCGGGATGCCCGACGATCAGACCGGACTCACGAACGAGGAGCGCGACCTCTACACCGACCTCGTCGACCGCATCAAGGAGAACAAACAGGGTGTTCTGGACGTCATCGCGGGCGACGCCCCCATCGAGGCCGAACGCGGGGCGGCAGACACCGAACCTGGCAGCAACGACGAATCGGACGCCGCCAGTACACACCCGGCCGACGACCCGCCGGAATCGCCTGCGGACCCATCGCAGAATGGCACCGGGGCGCCTGCTGCGGAGGCGATGGGCGGTGGACCGGACGCGGAGACGAACTCGGCTGACGAGACGGACGTGGGCGAAGCGGCCACCCAGTCCGATTCCGCTGCCGACGACGTCGAGACGACGACGGTTCGAGTGACGAGCGACGTCGGCGAAATTTTTGGAGTGGACGAGCGGGAGTACTCGCTGTACGAGGACGACGTGGTTCAGTTGCCCACGGAGAACGCCGAGCCACTCCTCGAACGTGACGCCGCGGAGAAGCTAGAGTGA